The following are encoded together in the Actinoplanes sp. N902-109 genome:
- a CDS encoding caspase family protein, with product MSAELRYRALLLGNWQFPGARDELPDLMGPATDLTAMRIALTDHRCGLFRPDDVRVVENAVVQQMRLEVNTFLSAAARDEQVLVYYSGHGWQTALGELHLCAYDTDLQAVRATTVSAGEINAMLQECRAKAKVVLLDCCYSGNFRHKGAAGTASFTPGQGQAVLTSSQVGVLSLDAAGAGEPSPFTRHLADALRGAARDSLGTGYLTSEDVYRYVHDQMAEAGPHRPARSHELVGDVALARAGRPATGGVLDPDISARRLAAALGRPARHRSEVLAELRVLSERAHGDWRLLAALRLGAMASAEGDRSTAIEAYGAVAGAAHPRWSSEAGYELGTQLRAAGQPERAAAAWQAVVDGADPVWSVRAAHQLGRLLTADPATTPTGLRHLRRAVAEPAAAWHLAEMLRAGPGTDEARALYRRLRAAAAQPWSDRAAARLAELDHAGGAPPSPAPIADRPVPLDHAGGALSSAPVADRFAPTDRADRAAPSSVM from the coding sequence GTGAGTGCGGAACTCCGTTACCGCGCCCTGCTGCTGGGCAACTGGCAGTTCCCGGGAGCGCGCGACGAGCTGCCCGACCTGATGGGGCCGGCCACCGACCTGACCGCGATGCGCATTGCTCTGACGGACCACCGGTGCGGACTGTTCCGGCCCGATGACGTCCGGGTCGTCGAGAACGCCGTGGTGCAGCAGATGCGGTTGGAGGTGAACACCTTCCTGTCTGCGGCGGCGCGGGACGAGCAGGTGCTCGTCTACTACAGCGGGCACGGCTGGCAGACCGCCCTCGGGGAGCTGCACCTGTGCGCATACGACACCGACCTCCAGGCCGTCCGGGCGACGACCGTGAGCGCCGGTGAGATCAACGCGATGCTGCAGGAGTGCCGGGCCAAGGCCAAGGTGGTGCTCCTCGACTGCTGCTACTCCGGGAACTTCCGGCACAAGGGCGCGGCCGGCACCGCGTCGTTCACCCCCGGCCAGGGCCAGGCCGTGCTCACCAGCTCCCAGGTCGGCGTGCTCAGCCTCGACGCGGCCGGGGCGGGCGAGCCCAGCCCGTTCACCCGCCACCTCGCCGACGCCCTGCGGGGAGCGGCCCGCGACAGCCTGGGGACGGGATACCTCACCTCCGAGGACGTCTACCGCTATGTCCACGACCAGATGGCCGAGGCCGGCCCGCACCGACCGGCCCGCAGCCACGAGCTGGTCGGCGATGTCGCGCTGGCCCGGGCCGGGCGTCCGGCCACCGGTGGCGTCCTGGACCCGGACATCTCGGCCCGCCGGCTCGCGGCGGCGCTGGGCCGGCCCGCCCGGCACCGCAGCGAGGTGCTGGCCGAGCTGCGGGTCCTGAGCGAGCGGGCGCACGGCGACTGGCGGCTGCTCGCGGCCCTGCGGCTCGGTGCCATGGCGTCGGCCGAGGGGGACCGCAGCACCGCGATCGAGGCGTACGGCGCGGTGGCCGGCGCCGCCCACCCCCGCTGGTCGTCCGAGGCGGGCTACGAGCTCGGGACCCAGCTGCGCGCCGCCGGTCAGCCGGAACGGGCCGCCGCGGCGTGGCAGGCGGTCGTCGACGGCGCGGACCCGGTCTGGTCCGTGCGCGCCGCCCACCAGCTCGGCCGGCTGCTCACCGCCGATCCCGCGACCACGCCCACCGGCCTGCGCCACCTGCGCCGGGCTGTCGCCGAGCCCGCCGCCGCGTGGCACCTTGCCGAGATGCTGCGGGCGGGCCCGGGCACCGACGAGGCCCGCGCGCTGTACCGCCGGCTGCGGGCCGCAGCTGCGCAGCCCTGGTCCGACCGCGCCGCGGCGCGCCTGGCCGAGCTGGACCACGCCGGCGGTGCACCACCCTCGCCCGCTCCGATCGCGGACCGCCCCGTCCCGCTGGACCACGCCGGCGGTGCACTCTCGTCCGCCCCGGTCGCGGACCGCTTTGCCCCGACCGACCGCGCCGACCGTGCGGCACCCTCGTCCGTCATGTGA
- a CDS encoding putative baseplate assembly protein, producing the protein MTEGPFFPDDRRFPEALDRARAALSARLREAGDDREPTPAEEAVLAAAALLADDVHARVNQLEERLRAPLLALLGLRPAAARAARTHVRLWFEPPPRSPVDIPAGTLITTAGGGPVFSTVAPAAASPATLRDTRLAEDVLLIGLGEPAGATVLRLDGDHLDATGEWDCWAGTRWLACRVRDRQPGAVLIEVPPRHATGEAGAAWLRARRDRNRPVAPRVSAAVTVAVTVPVVNARRIEDEPLGVGDGTPGLSFPLRERPVLVDGAAPVVEVGDGSVWTSWPVVPDFSGGTAQSRRVVVDHAAGQVRFPPAIRRPDGSIEAHGAVPGAGQVIRIRGYWTGGGSGGNVAQGELTVLRTPLPEYPGRVRAENPYPAQGGCDTETAGQLWARAPFALRAGDRAVTAADHEVLARQAHAGIARVRCVDTAEAVRVLIVPRSSGGPDARPQLDDLRPPAAMLAAVRDHLEPRRLLGVRLSVEPPSYQGISVTAQIVTDGDEERVRAAVTAAVDRLLDPVSGGADGQGWEFGRPVTASGVRKLLFGIDGVLDVEHVALSPVDPVTGARSPAQQTIALIPAALPLPGGHDIEVLRRD; encoded by the coding sequence ATGACGGAAGGGCCGTTCTTCCCGGATGATCGGCGTTTTCCGGAAGCGCTCGACCGGGCCCGCGCGGCCCTTTCCGCGCGGCTCCGCGAGGCCGGTGACGACCGGGAACCCACGCCCGCCGAGGAGGCCGTCCTGGCCGCCGCCGCGTTGCTGGCCGACGACGTGCACGCCCGGGTCAACCAGCTCGAGGAACGGCTGCGGGCGCCGTTGCTGGCCCTGCTGGGCCTGCGCCCGGCCGCGGCCCGGGCCGCCCGCACCCACGTACGACTGTGGTTCGAGCCGCCACCGCGGTCCCCGGTGGACATCCCGGCCGGCACCCTGATCACCACGGCCGGCGGCGGGCCGGTGTTCAGCACGGTGGCGCCGGCCGCCGCGTCACCCGCTACCCTGCGTGACACCCGGTTGGCTGAGGACGTCCTGCTGATCGGGCTCGGCGAGCCGGCCGGCGCCACCGTGCTGCGCCTCGACGGCGACCATCTCGACGCCACCGGCGAGTGGGACTGCTGGGCCGGGACGCGCTGGCTGGCCTGCCGGGTCCGCGACCGGCAACCCGGCGCGGTGCTGATCGAGGTGCCGCCCCGGCACGCGACCGGCGAGGCCGGCGCGGCCTGGCTGCGCGCCCGACGCGACCGTAACCGGCCGGTGGCACCGCGGGTCAGCGCCGCCGTCACCGTCGCGGTGACGGTGCCGGTGGTCAACGCGCGCCGGATCGAGGACGAGCCGCTCGGCGTCGGCGACGGCACCCCCGGATTGTCCTTCCCGCTGCGCGAGCGGCCGGTGCTCGTGGACGGCGCGGCACCCGTGGTCGAGGTCGGCGACGGGTCGGTGTGGACGTCGTGGCCGGTGGTCCCGGACTTCTCCGGCGGCACCGCGCAGAGCCGCCGGGTCGTCGTCGATCATGCCGCCGGCCAGGTCAGGTTCCCGCCCGCGATCCGCCGGCCGGACGGCAGCATCGAGGCGCACGGCGCGGTCCCCGGCGCTGGGCAGGTGATCCGCATCCGCGGTTACTGGACGGGCGGCGGCTCCGGCGGCAACGTCGCGCAGGGTGAGCTCACCGTGCTGCGCACGCCGCTGCCCGAATACCCGGGCCGGGTGCGCGCCGAGAACCCCTACCCGGCGCAGGGCGGTTGCGACACCGAGACGGCCGGGCAGCTGTGGGCCCGGGCGCCGTTCGCGCTGCGGGCCGGCGACCGCGCCGTGACCGCGGCCGATCACGAGGTGCTTGCCCGTCAGGCGCATGCCGGGATCGCGCGGGTGCGCTGTGTGGACACCGCGGAGGCCGTACGGGTCCTGATCGTGCCGCGCTCGTCCGGCGGCCCGGACGCCCGGCCGCAGCTGGACGACCTGCGCCCACCGGCCGCGATGCTCGCCGCGGTGCGCGACCACCTGGAACCGCGCCGGTTGCTGGGGGTGCGCCTGAGCGTCGAACCGCCCAGCTATCAAGGCATCTCGGTCACCGCCCAAATCGTCACCGACGGTGACGAGGAGAGGGTGCGGGCCGCGGTGACGGCCGCGGTGGACCGGCTGCTCGACCCGGTGTCCGGCGGCGCCGACGGGCAGGGCTGGGAGTTCGGCCGCCCGGTCACCGCGTCCGGGGTGCGCAAGCTGCTGTTCGGCATCGACGGGGTGCTCGATGTCGAGCACGTGGCGCTGTCCCCGGTGGATCCGGTGACCGGCGCCCGCAGCCCGGCGCAGCAGACGATCGCGTTGATCCCGGCCGCGCTGCCGCTGCCCGGCGGTCACGACATCGAGGTACTCCGCCGGGATTAG